TGAAAACGGAAAGCGGATCGACCAGAATGGACATGTTCAGACTGAACGGCCCCGACTGCACCCAGGTGTAGAGCACCTGAACCGCGCCCGAACGGTGGTCCGGCTCGAGGGCGGACAAATCCATCAGCAACAGGATGGAAACCAGAAAAGCCAGTCCAACCGTCGCGCAACCAATCAGACCCGCCAGCTTCTTGGGAATGCATTTCCCAAACCAGCTCAGACCAATAAATCCTGCAAGAGGAAACAATAAAACCAACCAGGCGTAACCGAACAAATTCCTACCCTTTCAATCCGTCGAGGTGATCCACATTGAGGTCGTGGCGCGTCCTGAAAATCGTCAGGATGATGGCGAGTCCCACAACCACTTCCGCCGCCGCAACCGTCATTATCATCAGCGCAAAAATCTGTCCGTCCATGGATTTCAAAATATTGGAGTAACCGATCAACAGCAGGTTGACCGAGTTCAACATCAATTCCACAGACATGAACATGATGAGCGGATTCTTGCGAACCATAAAGCCAAATGCGCCGATACAAAAAATGGTAGCGCTCACCAATAATATGAATTCCTGTCCCATTACGGTCGCCTCCTCAGAGGTTTGTAGGGAAATTTCGCCAGACAAATGATGCCCACTCCCGCTACCAGCAACAGGCAGGAAGCCAGTTCAAAAGGGATCAAATGTTTGGAATACAATTCCAGACCGACCGCTTTGGCGCTCCCGATCTCGGAAAGTTTCTGGGCGTCGTAAACGCCCTCGATCGCCTTGGTCTTGTCAATTCTGGCGGTCAACGCCAACTCGCCCAGCAGGGTTCCGACAAAACTGAGCGCCATGAACTTGTGAAAATCAAATACCTGTTTTTCTTTTTTACCGCCCAGGAGCGCAATGATGAACAGAAACAATATCATCACCGCCCCGGCGTATACGATGATCTGGACTGCGGCGATGAACTCGGCGTTGTAAAGGAGGAACAACATCGCAAGGCAAACCATGTGCCCAATGAGATAAAGAGCGCTATAGATCGGCGACGAACACAACACCACGCCAAGCGCGGCCAATACCGCCGTTGCGCCGACGGCCAACACCACCCCGTCATAGGTCACAGCAAATAGATCGAAACTAAAGAAACCCAAATCGATCAACATATCAACGTCAAACCTTTCCTAAAAACGACAGGGCGAATTTCGCCGCGTCCCACTAAAATCATTGTTCTATCCGGGTTGTGTTCCCGAGAATGTCATGGCTGAACCGGTTCGGTTCCGGGTACACCAGCAAATCTTCTTTTTCCATGATGTAGCTATCGCGATCGTAGTCCGCCAGCTCGTAATGTTCGCGCAAGACCACGGCGTCCACAGGGCAGGCTTCTTCGCAATACCCGCAATAGATGCAACGCAGTAAATTGATCTCATACACCTTGGCGTAACGCTCTCCGGCGGAAACCGGATTGTTCGGGTCATTCTCTTCAGCCACTACATGGATACAGCCGACCGGGCAGTTCGCCGAGCACAGGCTACACCCCACGCAACGTTCCAGACCTTCCTCGTCGCGGTTCAGAAAATGCCGCCCGCGATAACGTTTGGGCATCACCCGTTTAACGTCGGGATACTGAAAGGTCACCGGTTTCGAAACCATGTTTCGAAAGGTCACGCCCATGCCGATGACCAGATTTTTTGCGCCTTCTATCACTTCTCGCAACATAGTATTACCCTCCCGCTACAGAACCTTCAAAGCGGCTTGAAATAATAAATTGAGCACGGCTATCGGAAGCAGAAATTTCCAACCAAAAGTCATCAACCGGTCGTAACGAATTCGTGGAAACGTGGATCGTAACCAGATGAATACGCACAACAGGAAAAGAACCTTGCCGGCAAAGGCCAGAAAGCCGATGATCGGCCCGTCCGGCAAAATATACGCGTTCCAGCCGCCAAGAAACAGGATGGTGATCAACGCGCTCATCGTGACCATGTTGATGTACTCGCCCATGAAAAACATGGCGAATTTCATTCCCGTGTACTCGGTATGAAACCCCGCAACCAGTTCCTGCTCGGCTTCCGGCAGGTCAAACGGCGCGCGATTGGTTTCGGCCACGCCCGCGATAAAGAACAGAAAAAACGCCAGAATCAGCGGCGGATTGAACAGGTTGATGATATTGGGAACCACCGACTGCCGATCCACCATATCGACCAGATTCAAGGAACCGGTGTGAACGATCACGCACAATGCGGCGAGTCCCAGGGTCAATTCATAACTGATCATCTGCGCCGTTGAGCGCAAACCGCCCATCAGCGAATATTTGTTATTGGACGACAAACCCGCCAGCACCATGCCATAGATGCCCATCCCCGAAATAGCGAAGACAAACAAAATGCCGCTATTGATATTGGCCACCCACAATCCGATCTGCTCGCCAAACAATTCAAAAGGCCCCGTCAGGGGAATCGCGGCGAATGCGACAATGGCGGTGAAAACGACAATCGCCGGCGCCAGGTGAAACAGGAACTTGTCCGCAGAACTTTGAATGATGGATTCTTTAAACAGTAATTTGATCGAGTCGGAAATCGGTTGCCCCAGTCCCATCGGGCCTACACGATTGGGGCCCAGGCGAACCTGAAAGCGTCCCATCAGTCGGCGCTCCAGCCAGACCAGAGCGGGCACCACGCCAAGCAGCGCGGCGGCAATGATCACCGCTTTCACGGCTCCCAGCAACAGATACGTATTTTCGTCCAGAAATGTCAGCAGGCTGTCAATCAAGTCGTCACCTTCAATTAATTCAGATTCGCGTCAGCTTTTTCGAATGTCGATCCAGGAAACCCCGTCCGCCGCAACCAGGGAAGAAACGCCCTGTTCGTCGGAAATTTTTTCTACCACAGCGCCGCCCGGATTGCACCGATCTCCCACAGATACCGCCGCGCTCATCTCTCCGCCTGCCGATACAAGAATCACCTCGTCGCCTTCTGCCACGCCCAGCTTCGTCGCGTCGTCCGCATGCAAATGCACGGTCGAATGCCTGAAATGGTGCGCCAGCGGCGATGTCGGATCCAGAATTTTATCGTTCGCAAACAAGTAATGCGCAACCCGCAGTCGCAGTGAACCGGCTTTCGCTTCCGCCGGAGCCGAAGCCGCAATGGCGCCGTCTTCCACGATCTGGGACGGACGATTCGCGCCAATTTTTCTCAGCGCTTTTTTACTGATCGCTTCATAACCGCGAACCTTTGCGGCAATCTCATTGGTCACAGAGAAAGAAGTCTGAAAATCCGTTTCGATGCCCAATTCAGCAGCCATGCCGGAAATCAGTTTCCAGTCCGGAGTGGCGTTTGAATTCAACCCGGCCTTGAGATGCTGTACCCGCGCGCCGATGTTCGTTGTCGTTCCTTCATCGTAACCCGGTCCGGGAGACGGAAGAACCATATGCGCGATGCGCGAGGTTTCCGTCGCCAGCATGTCGTGCACGATCAGACAGTCGAGTTTTTTGAGCGCGTCTTCCACGCGTTTGCCGCCGGGGAAATCCGCCACCGGGTTGGAGCGATACACGAGCAAACCTTTCAGTTCGCCGCTTTCCGCCTTTTCGATCATTTCTATCGCCGACAAACCCGGCTCTAAAGGAGAGTCTTCGCCAAAAATTTTCTTGATTTGATCCGCGTCGTTCAATCCCAAACCGCCGGGATAATAATTCGGTAAAATTCCCATATCCAGCGCGCCGACCGCATTGGTTGCAGGCGCCGCAGGAATCGCGCCGCATTCCATGGTCGGGACTTTTGCGATCACGCGCATCAGGCGTCGCAAGCGCAGTATGGAGTCTCCCGTGAGAGCCGCCGGATTGTACACCAGACACACCTTCATGCCCGTGCGCACCGCTTCCGCCATTTCCTTCAATGCGCTCGCATCGATCGTACATTGCGAGGCGGAGCTGTCCGATCCGACAAGAGCCTCTTCGCCCAATTCTTTGGCGAGAAGCTCCGCCAAAGCGTCGATCGCCGCGCCGTCGCCGCCGACATCGTAGCGAAGTTTCAAATCGGCGAAACGGTCGAGCGCCGTCGACTGATCGTTCAACACCGCAAGACGAACGCCAAAACGCGTCACCGCTTTTTTGATGCGCAAATCCAGAATCGGCAATTCCTCAGACGGGTCCGAGCCAATCAGCAGAACCAGATTGGAGGTCTCCACCTGTTCAAAATCATAATGTTTGATGGGCAGACCCGGCGCGTCCTGATAGGTTTTGAAGTCCAGATTATTGGTTTTCAATCCCTGACGGAACAAGGTCTGGTACAAATACAGGTCTTCATTGCTGGCGTAAGGAGAGCCAATGA
This window of the Candidatus Nitrohelix vancouverensis genome carries:
- the nuoK gene encoding NADH-quinone oxidoreductase subunit NuoK, whose amino-acid sequence is MGQEFILLVSATIFCIGAFGFMVRKNPLIMFMSVELMLNSVNLLLIGYSNILKSMDGQIFALMIMTVAAAEVVVGLAIILTIFRTRHDLNVDHLDGLKG
- a CDS encoding NADH-quinone oxidoreductase subunit J, translating into MLIDLGFFSFDLFAVTYDGVVLAVGATAVLAALGVVLCSSPIYSALYLIGHMVCLAMLFLLYNAEFIAAVQIIVYAGAVMILFLFIIALLGGKKEKQVFDFHKFMALSFVGTLLGELALTARIDKTKAIEGVYDAQKLSEIGSAKAVGLELYSKHLIPFELASCLLLVAGVGIICLAKFPYKPLRRRP
- a CDS encoding NADH-quinone oxidoreductase subunit I, which translates into the protein MLREVIEGAKNLVIGMGVTFRNMVSKPVTFQYPDVKRVMPKRYRGRHFLNRDEEGLERCVGCSLCSANCPVGCIHVVAEENDPNNPVSAGERYAKVYEINLLRCIYCGYCEEACPVDAVVLREHYELADYDRDSYIMEKEDLLVYPEPNRFSHDILGNTTRIEQ
- the nuoH gene encoding NADH-quinone oxidoreductase subunit NuoH; this translates as MIDSLLTFLDENTYLLLGAVKAVIIAAALLGVVPALVWLERRLMGRFQVRLGPNRVGPMGLGQPISDSIKLLFKESIIQSSADKFLFHLAPAIVVFTAIVAFAAIPLTGPFELFGEQIGLWVANINSGILFVFAISGMGIYGMVLAGLSSNNKYSLMGGLRSTAQMISYELTLGLAALCVIVHTGSLNLVDMVDRQSVVPNIINLFNPPLILAFFLFFIAGVAETNRAPFDLPEAEQELVAGFHTEYTGMKFAMFFMGEYINMVTMSALITILFLGGWNAYILPDGPIIGFLAFAGKVLFLLCVFIWLRSTFPRIRYDRLMTFGWKFLLPIAVLNLLFQAALKVL
- the nuoG gene encoding NADH-quinone oxidoreductase subunit NuoG is translated as MANDEVTLTIDGKTVSAPKGTLVVDAAKQVDIDIPVFCYHEKLGPFGCCRMCLVEVEKMPKLTTACTLAVAPDMVVKTDTAKVEKARKGVLEFTLLNHPLDCPVCDKGGECPLQNNTFEYGTDDTRMEFNRANNAKATPLSPVITIDRERCIACQRCTRYSDIIESEQALVMLNRGFNNIVGTFDNQPYDTKFSGNVIDICPVGALTNTDFRFKARSWELKDVDTLCAHCGCNCNMTMGTRLNKFMRIESRCNDAVDDGWVCDKARFGYHFIESKNRIVDATSRMNGEERVIGLKEAGSMAVEKLKALVEAHGPSSVGFIGSPYASNEDLYLYQTLFRQGLKTNNLDFKTYQDAPGLPIKHYDFEQVETSNLVLLIGSDPSEELPILDLRIKKAVTRFGVRLAVLNDQSTALDRFADLKLRYDVGGDGAAIDALAELLAKELGEEALVGSDSSASQCTIDASALKEMAEAVRTGMKVCLVYNPAALTGDSILRLRRLMRVIAKVPTMECGAIPAAPATNAVGALDMGILPNYYPGGLGLNDADQIKKIFGEDSPLEPGLSAIEMIEKAESGELKGLLVYRSNPVADFPGGKRVEDALKKLDCLIVHDMLATETSRIAHMVLPSPGPGYDEGTTTNIGARVQHLKAGLNSNATPDWKLISGMAAELGIETDFQTSFSVTNEIAAKVRGYEAISKKALRKIGANRPSQIVEDGAIAASAPAEAKAGSLRLRVAHYLFANDKILDPTSPLAHHFRHSTVHLHADDATKLGVAEGDEVILVSAGGEMSAAVSVGDRCNPGGAVVEKISDEQGVSSLVAADGVSWIDIRKS